In bacterium, a single genomic region encodes these proteins:
- a CDS encoding homoserine dehydrogenase produces the protein MNIGLIGLGTIGQATAKVLLERGFSCLSLVKIADIDLKRKRDYTPSLNLLTDDPYEVLNDPNIDVIIELIGGIEPAKTYILKAFEHKKDVVTANKALLSLHLKEIIASAKTNKRRIRFEASVGGGIPIISSITSSLIANKIQKIYGIINGTTNYILTRMLEEKREFFDVLKDAQKEGFAEADPSLDINGDDTLHKLIVLSALAFGKIVDIASVYKEGISEITISDLVYADELGFKIKLLGIAKIDNGNLEMRIHPVMIPKEHLLSSISYNYNGIYVVSDLTGPLLFYGKGAGGYPTSSAVIADVFSLLRGEDMNIPDISNVSPYPIENLLLKSYIRFMVSDKPGVLALISGILAKYKISISSCIQKERGDIVPVVMVTHEAYEGDIRAAIDEIKREDVIKDVVRIRIEEL, from the coding sequence ATGAACATTGGTTTAATTGGTTTAGGAACAATCGGACAGGCTACCGCGAAGGTATTGCTTGAAAGGGGCTTTTCCTGCCTTTCTTTGGTAAAAATTGCCGATATTGATTTAAAGAGAAAGAGGGATTACACCCCTTCTCTGAATTTACTTACCGATGATCCCTATGAGGTTTTAAATGACCCAAATATAGATGTTATAATTGAGCTAATCGGTGGGATTGAGCCAGCAAAGACATATATTTTAAAGGCATTTGAGCATAAAAAGGATGTTGTAACCGCAAACAAGGCTCTGCTTTCTTTGCACTTAAAGGAGATTATAGCATCTGCAAAGACTAATAAAAGAAGGATAAGGTTTGAGGCATCTGTGGGTGGCGGCATTCCTATTATTTCATCCATAACCTCAAGCCTTATAGCAAACAAAATTCAAAAGATATATGGGATAATCAATGGAACAACAAATTATATTCTAACCAGGATGCTTGAGGAGAAAAGGGAATTCTTTGATGTTCTAAAGGATGCACAAAAAGAGGGTTTTGCCGAGGCTGACCCAAGCCTTGATATAAACGGTGATGACACATTACATAAGCTCATTGTCTTATCAGCCCTTGCATTTGGAAAGATTGTAGATATAGCTTCTGTTTATAAAGAGGGGATTTCCGAAATTACCATTTCTGACCTTGTCTATGCAGACGAGCTTGGATTCAAGATTAAGCTACTTGGCATTGCAAAGATAGACAATGGAAATTTAGAGATGCGCATCCATCCTGTTATGATTCCAAAGGAGCACCTCCTCTCATCTATTTCTTATAACTACAATGGCATCTATGTTGTCTCTGACCTTACAGGACCCCTCCTTTTCTATGGTAAAGGTGCGGGTGGATATCCTACATCCTCTGCTGTTATAGCTGATGTATTTAGCCTTTTAAGGGGTGAAGATATGAATATCCCCGATATTTCCAATGTATCCCCTTATCCAATAGAAAACCTCCTTCTTAAATCCTATATAAGATTTATGGTCTCCGACAAACCTGGCGTATTAGCTTTAATCTCTGGTATTCTAGCAAAATATAAGATAAGCATTTCCTCCTGCATCCAAAAGGAAAGGGGCGATATTGTCCCTGTTGTAATGGTAACACATGAGGCTTATGAGGGTGATATAAGGGCTGCAATTGATGAGATTAAGAGAGAAGATGTTATCAAGGATGTTGTGAGGATAAGGATAGAAGAGCTATAA